The proteins below come from a single Deinococcus aerophilus genomic window:
- a CDS encoding pilus assembly FimT family protein has protein sequence MRAQGFTLLEILVVLAIIGILMGIFSVNLIKSIRTAELREAATQVATDLRWARSQAQRGSTDIVLVLPGSAGNTTYKVDTVTKTLPNNVRVICKTTCGSGTTTNVTYQAPYGELGAGATGSVYTLRSPVSGINDLEIRIVGVTGKVILTAAGS, from the coding sequence ATGCGGGCCCAGGGTTTTACCCTCCTGGAAATTCTGGTGGTGCTGGCCATCATCGGTATTCTGATGGGCATTTTCAGCGTCAACCTGATCAAGAGCATCCGCACGGCAGAGTTGCGTGAAGCCGCCACCCAGGTCGCCACCGACCTCCGTTGGGCACGGTCGCAGGCGCAGCGGGGCAGTACGGATATTGTTCTGGTACTGCCCGGCAGTGCGGGCAACACCACCTACAAGGTCGATACGGTCACCAAGACCCTGCCGAACAACGTCAGGGTGATCTGCAAGACGACCTGTGGCAGCGGCACAACGACGAACGTCACGTATCAGGCTCCCTACGGTGAGCTGGGCGCAGGAGCGACGGGAAGCGTCTATACCCTCAGGAGTCCCGTGAGCGGAATCAATGATCTCGAGATCAGAATTGTCGGCGTGACGGGAAAGGTCATTCTGACGGCGGCGGGGTCGTAG
- a CDS encoding acyltransferase, producing the protein MTWLKPVDIDSAAQASFGAFVQDLEARLADPATDRNVLVRGVLAQAMYGRSYEALQADAPLAALNLDARNVTFEAEYYLTTDTEKFQRVKPLLWLWKMADLTPLGQNPVTGIPLRRVLAGHIFKRVGRNFKCWQNVEFSVGYNMEVGDDVVVHRHVLLDDTGGIELHDGASISDYVNIYSHTHSVLDGPDVTLRRTVIGRGARITYHSTVLAGSVVSDDAMLATHALLRGDIEPHGIAMGLPARTTRLKLRDPGALDVMVDSRTRPLDPGRKANPQFPDPTPNQTRKPDSQEPQPKLIVGER; encoded by the coding sequence GTGACTTGGCTCAAGCCGGTGGATATTGACAGCGCGGCGCAGGCGTCGTTCGGCGCCTTCGTGCAGGATCTGGAGGCGCGGCTGGCCGACCCGGCCACCGACCGCAACGTGCTGGTGCGTGGAGTGCTGGCCCAGGCCATGTATGGACGCTCCTACGAGGCGCTGCAGGCGGACGCCCCCCTGGCCGCCCTGAACCTCGACGCGCGGAACGTGACCTTTGAGGCCGAGTACTACCTGACGACCGACACCGAGAAATTCCAGCGGGTCAAGCCGCTGCTGTGGCTGTGGAAGATGGCCGACCTGACCCCGCTGGGCCAGAACCCGGTAACCGGCATTCCGCTGCGCCGCGTGCTGGCCGGCCACATCTTCAAACGGGTGGGGCGCAACTTCAAGTGCTGGCAGAATGTGGAATTCAGCGTGGGCTACAACATGGAAGTCGGGGATGACGTGGTGGTCCACCGCCACGTGCTGCTCGACGACACGGGCGGCATCGAGCTGCACGACGGAGCCAGCATCAGCGATTACGTCAACATCTACAGCCACACCCACAGCGTGCTTGACGGTCCGGACGTGACCCTGCGCCGGACCGTGATCGGGCGCGGCGCGCGCATCACCTACCACAGCACGGTGCTCGCGGGCAGCGTGGTCAGCGACGACGCCATGCTGGCGACCCACGCGCTGCTGCGCGGCGACATCGAGCCGCACGGCATCGCCATGGGGCTGCCCGCCCGGACCACCCGCCTCAAGCTGCGCGACCCCGGAGCCCTGGACGTGATGGTCGACTCCCGCACCCGCCCGCTCGATCCAGGGCGCAAGGCCAATCCGCAGTTTCCGGACCCCACGCCCAACCAGACCCGCAAGCCGGACAGCCAGGAGCCGCAGCCCAAGCTGATCGTGGGCGAGCGCTGA
- a CDS encoding metal-dependent hydrolase, which yields MNIRFLGHSTFLFQHGEQRLLIDPFITGNPSSPITLEEALEWGVDAVLISHAHGDHWGDALAFGKAGVPLIATAEIAGYAQKHGAAGAIGMNIGGTYRAAWGSVTLTPAWHSSSFPDGTYGGMPTGLIVELGGQRVYFAGDTCLFSDMRLIGDHGLDAALLPIGDHYTMGPQEAARTLELLRPRVAIPMHYGTFPPLTGDPQEFKRAAQGVEVRILEPGETTEL from the coding sequence ATGAACATTCGTTTTCTGGGCCACAGCACGTTCCTGTTTCAGCACGGCGAGCAGCGCCTCCTGATTGATCCCTTCATCACCGGCAACCCCAGCTCGCCCATCACGCTGGAAGAAGCGCTGGAATGGGGGGTAGACGCCGTGCTGATCAGCCATGCCCACGGCGACCACTGGGGTGATGCCCTGGCCTTCGGCAAGGCCGGCGTGCCCCTGATCGCCACCGCCGAGATCGCCGGGTATGCCCAGAAACACGGCGCCGCAGGTGCCATTGGCATGAACATCGGCGGCACCTACCGCGCCGCATGGGGCAGCGTCACCCTGACTCCGGCGTGGCACAGCAGCTCCTTTCCCGACGGCACCTACGGCGGCATGCCCACCGGCCTGATCGTGGAACTGGGGGGCCAGCGCGTCTATTTCGCCGGCGACACCTGCCTGTTCTCCGACATGCGCCTGATCGGCGACCACGGCCTCGACGCCGCGCTGCTGCCCATCGGCGACCACTACACCATGGGGCCCCAGGAGGCCGCGCGCACGCTGGAACTGCTGCGCCCCCGGGTGGCCATTCCCATGCACTACGGCACCTTTCCCCCGCTCACCGGCGACCCGCAGGAGTTCAAGCGGGCGGCGCAGGGCGTGGAGGTCCGCATTCTGGAACCCGGCGAGACCACCGAACTTTAA
- the cdaA gene encoding diadenylate cyclase CdaA, which produces MPTPFGQVNVQDVLDIVLVGFLVYQGYLLVAGTRAVNVVRGILVFAGVWVAAQLLGLTTLSYLLGRAGTVGIFALLVLFQPELRAALERVGRPRGRDISASGAALQDLARAMERLAERKTGALIAIERRTPLGEYAETGVNLDAVVSVPFLEALFARNAPLHDGGVILQGSRVIAAGCLFPLQAADGTYRRYGTRHRAAIGLSELTDAVVLVVSEERGSMRIALGGQLGPDLNGTELREQLRTLVYDHPFSSQMPARDGTERSPRRTETPVDLGSKSHEERL; this is translated from the coding sequence ATGCCCACCCCCTTCGGCCAGGTGAATGTTCAGGACGTTCTGGACATTGTGCTGGTCGGATTCCTGGTCTACCAGGGCTACCTGCTGGTGGCGGGCACGCGGGCCGTGAACGTGGTGCGCGGCATCCTGGTGTTTGCGGGGGTCTGGGTGGCGGCGCAGCTGCTGGGCCTGACCACCCTGAGTTACCTGCTGGGCCGCGCCGGAACGGTGGGCATCTTTGCGCTGCTCGTTCTCTTTCAGCCGGAGCTGCGCGCCGCGCTGGAGCGGGTGGGCCGCCCACGGGGACGCGACATCAGCGCCAGCGGGGCGGCCCTGCAGGACCTGGCCCGCGCCATGGAGCGGCTCGCCGAGCGCAAGACCGGCGCGCTGATTGCCATCGAGCGCCGCACGCCGCTGGGCGAGTATGCCGAGACCGGCGTGAATCTGGACGCAGTGGTCAGTGTGCCGTTTCTGGAGGCGCTGTTCGCGCGCAACGCGCCGCTGCACGACGGCGGCGTGATCCTACAGGGCTCGCGGGTCATTGCGGCGGGGTGCCTGTTTCCGCTGCAGGCGGCCGACGGCACCTACCGCCGTTATGGCACGCGCCACCGCGCGGCCATCGGGCTCTCGGAGCTGACCGACGCGGTGGTGCTGGTCGTCAGCGAGGAGCGTGGCAGCATGAGAATCGCGCTGGGCGGTCAGCTGGGGCCGGACCTGAACGGCACCGAACTGCGTGAGCAGCTGCGCACGCTGGTCTACGACCATCCCTTTTCCTCACAGATGCCCGCCCGGGACGGCACAGAGCGGTCGCCGCGCAGGACCGAAACGCCGGTGGACCTGGGCAGCAAATCCCACGAGGAGCGGCTGTGA
- a CDS encoding CdaR family protein, whose product MSTPSPSGPGRWASARRWLEPRYVWGRSTHNLGAKLLSAVVAVTLWFVATADRRANVEQGYDVPVTVRDTTGGRGEGTRATSDLNPATVRITLAGRPERLRELRAENIEAIVDVTGVPEGSFTRPVAVAAPNGTAVSRKSPDTVQGFVDTQLVRTLPVTLSVSTPPDTSLPRYSVSPSEATVTGPGRVVSAVQQVVTSPVLMRAASEQEAPLIALDDAGQPVQGVQLNPSTVTVRRLDSGELPVKALRVTLNDPPAGLRVTSRSVQPSTVRVVAAPDLLARLREISGTVTYRAGTYTAPVQLELPDGAQALENVSVRLTVQPVTPAPTPQTP is encoded by the coding sequence GTGAGCACGCCCTCCCCGTCCGGGCCGGGCCGCTGGGCCTCCGCGCGGCGCTGGCTGGAGCCGCGGTATGTCTGGGGGCGCAGCACCCACAACCTGGGAGCCAAACTGCTGTCGGCGGTGGTGGCCGTGACCCTGTGGTTCGTGGCGACCGCCGACCGCCGCGCCAACGTGGAGCAGGGCTACGACGTGCCGGTCACCGTGCGCGACACCACCGGCGGCCGGGGGGAGGGCACCCGCGCCACCAGCGACCTGAACCCGGCAACCGTGCGCATCACCCTGGCGGGACGGCCCGAGCGGCTGCGTGAGCTGCGCGCCGAGAACATCGAGGCCATTGTCGACGTGACCGGCGTGCCCGAGGGCAGCTTTACCCGCCCTGTGGCGGTGGCTGCGCCGAACGGCACCGCGGTCAGCCGCAAGTCCCCCGACACGGTGCAGGGCTTCGTGGACACCCAACTGGTCCGCACGCTGCCGGTCACGCTCAGCGTGTCCACGCCGCCGGACACCAGCCTGCCGCGCTACAGCGTCTCGCCGAGCGAGGCGACCGTGACCGGGCCGGGCCGGGTGGTCTCGGCGGTGCAGCAGGTGGTGACCAGTCCGGTGTTGATGCGGGCCGCTTCTGAACAGGAAGCGCCGCTGATTGCCCTGGACGACGCCGGCCAGCCGGTCCAGGGCGTTCAGCTCAATCCGTCCACGGTGACGGTGCGCCGCCTGGATTCCGGCGAGCTGCCGGTCAAGGCCCTGCGCGTGACCCTGAACGATCCTCCGGCAGGCCTGCGGGTCACGTCGCGCAGCGTGCAGCCCAGCACCGTGCGGGTGGTCGCCGCGCCGGATCTGCTGGCCCGTCTGCGCGAGATCAGCGGCACCGTGACCTACCGCGCGGGCACCTACACGGCCCCCGTGCAGCTGGAGCTGCCCGACGGCGCACAGGCGCTGGAGAACGTCAGCGTGCGCCTGACGGTGCAGCCGGTCACCCCGGCCCCCACCCCCCAGACTCCGTGA
- the yqeK gene encoding bis(5'-nucleosyl)-tetraphosphatase (symmetrical) YqeK has product MVRPRRFEHVQRVADLAAQIAQANGADVCRAYAGGILHDIARDMPDTELLRLAPPECSIDSLHPLALHGRAGRALLCRWGYDDPVVLEAVEDHTTGPRGGNPVAACIYIADVSEPGRGVNADIRELALHDLNAALERAIVSKVTYLQGKGIQVHPRTLRSYQDLPCNQGHRADPHLAPPPA; this is encoded by the coding sequence ATGGTGCGCCCCCGGCGCTTCGAGCATGTGCAGCGGGTCGCCGACCTTGCCGCCCAGATCGCCCAGGCGAACGGGGCGGATGTGTGCCGGGCCTACGCCGGAGGAATTCTGCACGACATAGCCCGCGACATGCCGGACACCGAACTGCTGCGCCTGGCGCCGCCCGAGTGTTCCATCGACAGCCTGCATCCCCTGGCGCTGCACGGGCGGGCTGGGCGGGCGCTGCTGTGCCGCTGGGGTTATGACGATCCGGTGGTGCTGGAGGCCGTTGAGGACCACACCACCGGGCCGCGCGGCGGCAATCCGGTGGCCGCGTGTATCTACATCGCCGACGTTTCCGAACCCGGCCGGGGCGTGAACGCCGACATCCGAGAGCTCGCCCTGCACGACCTGAACGCGGCGCTGGAACGCGCCATCGTCTCCAAGGTGACCTACCTGCAGGGCAAGGGCATCCAGGTGCATCCGCGCACCTTGCGCTCGTATCAGGACCTGCCGTGCAACCAGGGCCACCGTGCCGACCCGCATCTTGCCCCGCCCCCAGCGTGA
- a CDS encoding LCP family protein, protein MAASRSVPSRSIAGLRALQAFGLSLAALTLGGLLFLRGAGGASGMGTLPGQEPHFTVLIAGRDIVYCYYRQPCKDQDQRQGLLQPPNTDTLMLVKVDGPRVRVLNIPRDTNVGPFDPYSSPSAQKVNSRYFSGGPQALTRAVETITGERVDAYVIVRTDYVERVIDALGGLDVTVPEGGIEWVDQAAGVDFKLAPGEHHLEGDQAVLFLRVRKGFGDDYGRIDHQKQALTQLVARLRSPRGLAALPTILGGIGQGVETNTDPEALLALRPYLSDLKLTFATLPTNTIRGSFNLAVDRERLAQIWGDQAAPAADTPQVRVSIVDASGANLGGGLARALQVLGYGQVTVRAAPASREASTVFTGQDVADANALAAALDLPRLQGERFPVGAGEVGILLGTDARAHLAALAPLATSPTPSTETP, encoded by the coding sequence GTGGCCGCTTCCCGCTCTGTGCCGTCCCGCTCCATCGCCGGGCTGCGGGCGCTGCAGGCCTTTGGCCTGAGTCTGGCGGCGCTGACCCTGGGGGGCCTGCTGTTTCTGCGGGGGGCCGGGGGGGCTTCCGGCATGGGCACGCTGCCCGGTCAGGAACCCCATTTTACCGTGCTGATCGCCGGGCGGGACATCGTGTACTGCTATTACCGTCAGCCGTGCAAGGACCAGGACCAGCGCCAGGGCCTGCTGCAGCCGCCCAACACCGACACGCTGATGCTCGTCAAGGTGGACGGTCCGCGCGTGCGCGTGTTGAACATTCCCCGCGACACCAACGTGGGGCCCTTTGACCCTTACAGCTCGCCCAGTGCCCAGAAGGTGAACAGCCGCTACTTCTCGGGGGGACCGCAGGCCCTGACCCGGGCGGTGGAGACCATCACCGGCGAGCGGGTCGACGCCTACGTGATTGTCCGGACCGACTACGTCGAGCGGGTGATCGACGCGCTGGGCGGGCTGGACGTGACCGTACCCGAGGGCGGCATCGAATGGGTGGACCAGGCCGCCGGGGTGGACTTCAAGCTGGCGCCGGGCGAACATCACCTGGAGGGCGATCAGGCGGTGTTGTTCCTGCGCGTCCGCAAGGGCTTTGGTGACGATTACGGGCGCATTGACCACCAGAAACAGGCGCTGACCCAGCTGGTGGCCCGGCTGCGCAGTCCGCGGGGGCTGGCCGCCCTGCCCACCATCCTGGGCGGCATCGGTCAGGGAGTGGAGACGAACACCGACCCCGAGGCGCTGCTCGCCCTGCGGCCCTACCTGTCCGACCTCAAGCTTACCTTCGCCACGCTGCCCACCAACACCATTCGCGGCAGCTTCAACCTGGCGGTGGACCGGGAGCGTCTGGCGCAGATCTGGGGCGACCAGGCCGCGCCCGCCGCCGACACACCGCAGGTCCGGGTGAGTATTGTGGATGCCAGCGGCGCGAACCTGGGCGGGGGACTGGCGCGCGCCCTGCAGGTGCTCGGGTACGGGCAGGTCACGGTGCGCGCCGCTCCGGCCAGCCGCGAGGCCAGCACGGTTTTTACCGGCCAGGACGTCGCCGACGCCAATGCTCTGGCCGCGGCGCTGGATCTGCCCCGCCTGCAGGGTGAACGTTTCCCAGTCGGAGCCGGCGAGGTCGGTATCCTGTTGGGCACCGACGCCCGCGCCCACCTTGCGGCCCTGGCTCCCCTCGCCACCTCACCCACCCCCTCAACGGAGACTCCATGA
- the rsfS gene encoding ribosome silencing factor: MTPTTPSSSTPTSANQRHTDLTQLRAIVDAARERRAENLTVLDLSEVSSTLEYFVLCTATAGLQLNAVQENIREKAMEAGLPRPSVEGPSERWLLLAFGGSIVVHIMTKEAREYYDLEGLWSDARMLDFPETED, encoded by the coding sequence ATGACCCCCACAACCCCCTCATCCAGCACCCCCACCAGCGCCAACCAGCGCCACACCGACCTGACTCAACTGCGCGCCATCGTGGACGCCGCCCGCGAGCGCCGCGCCGAGAACCTCACCGTGCTCGACCTCTCGGAGGTCAGCAGCACGCTGGAGTACTTCGTGTTGTGCACCGCCACCGCCGGCCTTCAGCTCAATGCCGTGCAGGAGAACATCCGCGAGAAGGCCATGGAGGCCGGATTGCCGCGTCCCAGCGTGGAGGGCCCCAGCGAGCGCTGGCTGCTGCTCGCGTTCGGCGGCAGCATCGTGGTGCACATCATGACCAAGGAGGCCCGCGAGTACTACGACCTCGAGGGCCTGTGGAGCGACGCCCGGATGCTGGACTTTCCCGAAACCGAGGACTGA
- a CDS encoding Crp/Fnr family transcriptional regulator codes for MKKSLPDPGRTLLSLLGVGPFVRREQPVWSLQGTRWSGLLPDEDMRIMGQICPPVPYQRDERVYRHGDPASSLYILLEGHVKLTQPTWLGGERVVSVCGPDDFFGENFLTGADVCQAHAICLSDQAVVCPVSRPQFLEVAARLPNVALNLAMVLARRNADLEYKLQAMTQPVQVRLARVMVELALHHGEELRAGRYHLTLDLRHDEIASMANASRVSATQAISAWRSQQLVMGTRGDYHIDVGGLEQLIEKLELAALK; via the coding sequence ATGAAAAAGAGCCTCCCCGATCCTGGCCGCACCCTGCTGTCTTTGCTGGGTGTGGGACCGTTTGTTCGCCGCGAGCAGCCGGTGTGGTCCCTGCAGGGCACCCGGTGGTCCGGCCTGCTGCCCGATGAAGACATGCGGATCATGGGCCAGATCTGTCCGCCGGTTCCCTACCAGCGCGATGAGCGTGTGTACCGACATGGTGATCCGGCCAGCAGCCTTTACATCCTGCTGGAAGGTCATGTGAAGCTGACGCAGCCTACCTGGCTGGGTGGAGAGCGGGTGGTGTCGGTATGCGGTCCAGATGATTTTTTTGGGGAGAACTTTTTAACAGGAGCCGATGTCTGTCAGGCCCATGCCATCTGTCTGAGTGACCAGGCGGTGGTGTGTCCGGTGAGTCGCCCTCAGTTTCTGGAGGTCGCTGCCCGGTTGCCCAATGTCGCCCTGAATCTGGCGATGGTGCTTGCCCGCCGAAACGCCGATCTGGAATACAAACTTCAGGCCATGACCCAGCCGGTGCAGGTGAGACTGGCACGGGTCATGGTGGAGCTGGCGCTGCACCATGGCGAGGAGCTCCGCGCAGGCAGGTATCACCTCACCCTGGATCTGCGGCATGACGAGATTGCCAGCATGGCCAATGCCAGCCGTGTGAGCGCGACCCAGGCCATCAGCGCGTGGCGCTCACAGCAACTGGTCATGGGGACCCGCGGCGACTACCACATCGACGTGGGCGGTCTGGAACAGCTGATCGAGAAGCTGGAGCTCGCTGCCTTGAAGTGA
- a CDS encoding DUF3809 domain-containing protein → MIIEAERHFTLPAPGTALQALDFVRDPARTLARLRFLRGLSAGDGEVRGELVVPLPVLGEADLPFVSRLTATPDGATLTPQALPDERAWVEVSGHAQVLEGTPPDGDRTPGRVVEVVFHFQFRAHLSIPEAQGWGGAAFEKMVRAAASRTLDRVTQELPEGIREALELQN, encoded by the coding sequence GTGATCATTGAGGCGGAGCGGCACTTTACCCTGCCGGCCCCCGGCACGGCCCTGCAGGCGCTGGACTTCGTGCGCGACCCGGCCCGCACGCTCGCACGCCTGCGCTTTTTGCGGGGGCTGAGCGCCGGGGACGGCGAGGTACGCGGCGAACTGGTGGTGCCCCTGCCCGTGCTGGGCGAGGCCGACCTGCCGTTTGTGAGTCGGCTGACGGCCACCCCAGACGGCGCCACGCTGACCCCCCAGGCCCTTCCGGATGAACGCGCCTGGGTGGAGGTCAGCGGACACGCGCAGGTTCTGGAAGGGACCCCGCCGGACGGGGACCGCACTCCCGGCCGGGTGGTGGAGGTGGTGTTCCACTTTCAGTTCCGCGCCCACCTCAGCATCCCCGAGGCCCAGGGCTGGGGCGGCGCGGCCTTCGAGAAGATGGTGCGCGCCGCCGCCAGCCGCACGCTGGACCGCGTGACCCAGGAACTGCCCGAGGGCATCCGTGAGGCGCTGGAGCTGCAAAACTAG
- a CDS encoding DUF3248 domain-containing protein has translation MAAERLGLDLEALGGQLVWRIGKDEVSDEVVVRLGYASATPRFAHLPRLRSAGDAELRSALDEGRVVIEWVD, from the coding sequence ATGGCGGCGGAGCGGCTGGGCCTGGACCTTGAGGCCCTGGGCGGGCAGCTCGTCTGGCGCATCGGCAAGGATGAGGTGAGTGACGAGGTGGTCGTGCGCCTGGGCTACGCCTCGGCCACTCCGCGCTTTGCCCACCTGCCCCGGCTGCGCAGCGCGGGCGACGCCGAACTGCGCTCGGCCCTGGACGAGGGCCGGGTCGTGATCGAGTGGGTCGACTGA